A window of the Loxodonta africana isolate mLoxAfr1 chromosome 3, mLoxAfr1.hap2, whole genome shotgun sequence genome harbors these coding sequences:
- the LOC111751008 gene encoding uncharacterized protein C1orf141 homolog yields MSDNVPLLFLSCLSRLKKKLNTLFFYSQEQNYINPIIFHETGYVQMLLLTKNKFPLHPMGNENIYPYKRTHFVLTSGQSINPSNLKRTVPTAWRKNIQTTPFEVKCRVVEDKPKRKNNKPILENINWNKLYHFSQTFSSLTKKFVGFLDKTVIQERNAKTGKFERMFSTTKPMNSHKFNASTVSSCSKPLKNLLKVHKLNNITPLDDLLNLSSKT; encoded by the exons atgtcagacaatgttccactgctattc CTTTCTTGCCTcagtagactaaaaaaaaaattaaatactcttTTCTTTTATTCACAGGAACAAAATTATATAAATCCCATAATTTTCCATGAGACAGGATATGTACAAATGTTACTTTTGACAAAAAATAAGTTTCCTCTTCATCCTAtgggaaatgaaaacatttacccGTATAAAAGAACACACTTTGTTTTAACTAGTGGTCAGTCTATTAATCCTTCCAATCTCAAAAGAACTGTACCTACAGCGTGGAGGAAAAATATACAAACAACACCTTTTGAAGTGAAATGCAGAGTTGTAGAGGATAAACCAAAGAGGAAAAATAATAAGCCTATATTAGAAAATATAAATTGGAATAAACTCTATCATTTCTCACAGACTTTTTCCAGCCTAACAAAAAAATTTGTGGGTTTCCTTGATAAAACTGTTATTCAAGAAAGGAATGCTAAAACTGGCAAatttgaaagaatgttttctaccACAAAACCAATGAACTCACACAAGTTCAATGCTTCAACTGTCAGTAGTTGTTCAAAGCCTTTAAAAAATTTACTCAAAGTACACAAATTAAATAATATAACACCATTGGATGATTTGTTAAACTTGTCAAGTAAAACTTAA